One Hordeum vulgare subsp. vulgare chromosome 4H, MorexV3_pseudomolecules_assembly, whole genome shotgun sequence DNA window includes the following coding sequences:
- the LOC123449655 gene encoding LOW QUALITY PROTEIN: aspartyl protease 25-like (The sequence of the model RefSeq protein was modified relative to this genomic sequence to represent the inferred CDS: deleted 1 base in 1 codon) codes for MAAITAAFLLLLAATVAAAADLSVYHNVHPPSASPLESIISLARDDDARLLFLSSKAASTGVTSAPVASGQTPPSYVVRAGLGSPAQPVLLALDTSADATWAHCSPCGTCPTNSLFVPANSSSYAPLPCSSSMCSILQGQPCPDRDPYDSAAPLPSCAFSKPFADASFQAELASDWLHLGKDSIPNYAFGCVGSVSGPTSNLPKQGLLGLGRGPMALLSQVGNMYNGVFSYCLPSYKSYYFSGSLRLGTAGQPRAARYTPMLKNPHRSSLYYVNVTGLSVGRSPVKVPAGSFAFDPSTGAGTVVDSGTVITRWTAPVYAALREEFRRHVAAPSGYTSLGAFDTCFNTDEVAAGGAPAVTIHMDGGVDLALPMENTLIHSSATPLACLAMAEAPQNVNSVVNVVANLQQQNLRIVFDVANSRVGFARESCN; via the exons ATGGCGGCCATCACGGCggctttcctcctcctcctcgccgccacaGTCGCCGCGGCCGCCGACCTCTCCGTCTACCACAACGTCCACCCTCCGTCCGCCTCCCCGCTCGAGTCCATCATCTCGCTCGCCCGCGACGACGACGCgcgcctcctcttcctctcctccaaGGCCGCCTCCACCGGCGTCACCTCCGCGCCAGTGGCCTCCGGGCAGACCCCGCCCTCCTACGTGGTGCGCGCCGGGCTCGGCTCGCCGGCCCAGCCCGTCCTCCTGGCCCTCGACACCAGCGCCGACGCCACCTGGGCGCACTGCTCCCCGTGCGGCACCTGCCCCACCAACAGCCTCTTCGTCccggccaactcctcctcctacgcgcccctcccctgctcctccTCCATGTGCTCCATCCTCCAGGGCCAGCCCTGCCCGGACCGGGACCCCTACGACAGCGCGGCGCCGCTGCCGTCGTGCGCCTTCTCGAAGCCGTTCGCCGACGCCTCCTTCCAGGCGGAGCTGGCCAGCGACTGGCTGCATCTGGGCAAGGACTCCATCCCCAACTACGCGTTCGGGTGCGTGGGCTCGGTGAGCGGGCCGACGTCCAACCTGCCGAAGCAGGGGCTGCTGGGCCTGGGCCGGGGCCCCATGGCCCTGCTGTCCCAGGTCGGCAACATGTACAACGGCGTCTTCTCCTACTGCCTCCCGAGCTACAAGTCGTACTACTTCTCCGGCTCGCTCCGGCTGGGCACCGCCGGCCAGCCCCGGGCGGCGAGGTACACGCCGATGCTCAAGAACCCCCACCGCTCGTCGCTCTACTACGTGAACGTGACGGGGCTGAGCGTGGGGCGGTCCCCGGTGAAGGTGCCGGCGGGATCGTTCGCGTTCGACCCCAGCACGGGCGCCGGCACGGTGGTCGACTCCGGCACGGTCATCACACGGTGGACGGCGCCCGTCTACGCGGCGCTGCGGGAGGAGTTCAGGCGCCACGTCGCGGCGCCGAGCGGGTACACGTCGCTGGGCGCGTTCGACACGTGCTTCAACACGGACGAGGTGGCG GCCGGGGGCGCGCCGGCCGTGACGATCCACATGGACGGCGGCGTCGACCTGGCGCTGCCCATGGAGAACACGCTGATCCACAGCAGCGCGACGCCGCTGGCGTGCCTGGCCATGGCCGAGGCGCCGCAGAACGTCAACTCCGTCGTCAACGTCGTCGCCAACCTGCAGCAGCAGAACCTCCGGATCGTCTTCGACGTCGCCAACTCGCGCGTCGGCTTCGCCCGGGAGTCCTGCAACTAG